The following are encoded together in the Cyanobacterium aponinum PCC 10605 genome:
- the pntA gene encoding Re/Si-specific NAD(P)(+) transhydrogenase subunit alpha has protein sequence MTATLTENITSDSVQTSLKIAIPKEIYPSECRVSATPDTATKLQKLGFTVLVETQAGEKANFSDRAYTEVGCKIIENREKLWQEGDIILKVRPPQPEEVELLTAEKTLISFIYPAQNSELLEKLSDKQATVLAMDAVPRISRAQKLDALSSMANIAGYRAVIEAANNFGRFFTGQITAAGKVPPAKVLVIGAGVAGLAAIGAAKSLGAIVRAFDTRLVVKEQVESLGGEFLELEFAEDGSGEGGYAKTMSKEFIDAEMALFAEQAEDVDIIITTALIPGKPAPKLITEEMVQTMKEGSVIVDLAAEQGGNCEVTKPNEIYQYAGVTIVGLTDLPSRMASQSSQLYGTNLWHLLKDMGGNDKFTVNLEDEVIRGALVTHQGEITFPPPKIAQPSPATPVKPEAKIVTTESKKEKKGNGGIIWALLAILALIGIGIGAPESFLSHFTVFILAVFVGWQVIWNVTPALHTPLMSVTNAISGIIIVGGMLQISGELTSPTTILGAIAILVGTINISGGFLVTQRMLKMFRK, from the coding sequence ATGACTGCGACTCTGACAGAAAACATTACTTCCGATTCTGTACAGACATCCCTAAAAATCGCCATTCCTAAAGAGATTTATCCGTCAGAATGTCGAGTTAGTGCGACTCCAGATACTGCTACCAAATTACAAAAACTCGGTTTTACCGTTTTAGTTGAAACCCAAGCAGGGGAAAAAGCCAATTTCAGCGATCGCGCTTATACTGAAGTAGGTTGTAAAATCATCGAAAATAGAGAAAAACTGTGGCAAGAAGGAGATATAATCCTCAAAGTACGTCCCCCTCAACCCGAAGAAGTGGAATTGTTAACTGCGGAAAAGACTTTAATTAGCTTCATTTATCCCGCTCAAAATTCCGAATTATTAGAAAAATTATCCGATAAACAGGCAACTGTATTGGCTATGGATGCGGTGCCTCGTATCAGTAGAGCCCAAAAACTAGATGCTTTATCTAGTATGGCAAATATTGCAGGTTATAGAGCCGTTATTGAAGCCGCCAATAATTTTGGAAGATTTTTCACTGGGCAAATTACCGCCGCCGGAAAAGTGCCTCCAGCAAAAGTCCTAGTTATTGGTGCTGGAGTTGCTGGGTTAGCGGCTATTGGTGCGGCAAAAAGTTTAGGGGCGATTGTTAGAGCTTTTGACACCAGATTAGTGGTAAAAGAACAAGTAGAAAGTCTTGGAGGAGAATTTTTAGAACTCGAATTTGCAGAAGATGGCTCTGGGGAAGGTGGTTATGCCAAAACCATGAGCAAGGAGTTTATTGACGCAGAAATGGCTTTATTTGCTGAACAAGCTGAAGATGTTGATATTATTATCACTACTGCACTAATACCGGGGAAACCTGCACCGAAGTTAATTACAGAAGAGATGGTGCAAACCATGAAAGAAGGCTCAGTCATCGTTGATTTAGCGGCAGAACAAGGTGGTAACTGTGAAGTTACAAAGCCCAATGAAATTTATCAATATGCTGGGGTAACTATTGTTGGTTTAACAGATTTACCCAGTCGCATGGCCAGCCAATCTAGTCAATTATATGGCACTAATTTGTGGCATTTGCTCAAAGATATGGGCGGTAATGATAAATTCACCGTTAATCTTGAAGATGAGGTAATTCGAGGGGCTTTAGTCACTCACCAAGGAGAAATTACTTTTCCCCCACCAAAAATTGCTCAACCATCTCCTGCCACTCCTGTTAAACCAGAAGCGAAAATTGTTACAACGGAGAGTAAAAAAGAGAAAAAAGGCAATGGGGGAATTATTTGGGCATTGTTAGCTATTTTAGCCCTTATCGGCATCGGTATAGGTGCACCTGAGTCTTTCTTATCCCATTTTACGGTTTTTATTTTAGCTGTTTTTGTTGGTTGGCAGGTCATCTGGAATGTAACCCCTGCCCTACACACTCCCTTAATGAGCGTCACTAATGCTATTAGCGGTATTATAATTGTTGGTGGAATGTTGCAAATTTCAGGAGAACTAACTTCTCCTACCACTATACTAGGTGCGATCGCAATTTTAGTGGGAACAATTAATATTTCTGGAGGCTTTTTAGTCACCCAAAGAATGTTAAAAATGTTTAGAAAATAG
- a CDS encoding cation:proton antiporter — MLQDILLILGFGYFGGEFARRLKIPPLIAMIFAGIILGNQVTNLLSNDILQSADDLRVIAVVIILMKAGLGLDRQKLKSQGSVALRLGVLPALGEAIAVSILAVIFLDFDWVTGLLLGCILGAESPAVIVPGMLRLKSLGWGVKKGIPDAILTGSALSDVLLLLIFSLLMGLLTSDGNSLEWQWLPLQFSGQIIGGVVIGWLASKSLVWLIVKQKLTQNILQETMVTGCLALFLVIMSEKYHFFSGYLAVMSTGFFLIEFSSPLARCLRNGFDSLWQVAQIFLFVLLGATIPLNVLGSSFTKGLIIIIFGTLIGRMAGWYLSTWKSNWNQKEKLFLLAGNSAKATVQAAIASIPLAQGIRGGEEILAIAALSILVTAPLGAWAIPTFAPLLLTKGEVDPTKVSVDDHVILLSAIDDSPLTTPVLKKTAEIARRSNAKVIVLHIIDDSQNNNLENLKEKINTLLADINHQVLIVEGVITEEILRVSQEFQVKEIIMGKRGHKNWHELLIGSVSQTVLESSPIPVIIVEH; from the coding sequence TTGTTACAAGATATTCTGCTAATTCTTGGATTCGGTTACTTTGGAGGAGAGTTTGCCCGTCGTCTCAAGATTCCTCCTCTGATTGCCATGATTTTTGCAGGAATTATTCTTGGTAATCAAGTTACTAATCTCCTGAGTAATGATATATTGCAGTCTGCTGATGATTTAAGGGTGATTGCTGTTGTTATTATCTTGATGAAAGCAGGGTTAGGTTTAGATCGACAAAAGTTGAAATCACAAGGCTCTGTTGCTTTAAGATTGGGCGTTTTACCAGCTTTAGGAGAAGCGATCGCAGTTTCTATTTTAGCGGTGATATTTTTGGATTTTGATTGGGTAACAGGATTATTATTGGGATGTATTTTAGGGGCGGAATCTCCTGCGGTAATAGTACCGGGGATGTTGCGGTTAAAGAGTTTAGGGTGGGGAGTAAAAAAAGGGATACCTGATGCAATTTTAACAGGAAGTGCTTTATCTGATGTTTTGTTATTGTTGATTTTTAGTTTATTGATGGGGTTATTGACTAGCGATGGGAATAGTCTGGAGTGGCAGTGGTTGCCGTTACAATTTTCAGGGCAAATTATCGGCGGAGTTGTTATCGGTTGGTTGGCGAGTAAGTCTTTAGTGTGGTTGATAGTTAAGCAAAAGTTAACTCAAAATATCCTACAAGAAACGATGGTTACGGGGTGCTTGGCTTTATTTTTAGTGATTATGAGTGAAAAATATCATTTTTTCTCTGGTTATCTGGCAGTAATGTCAACAGGATTTTTCTTAATCGAATTTTCTTCTCCTTTAGCTCGTTGTTTACGCAATGGCTTTGATAGTTTATGGCAAGTAGCCCAAATTTTTTTGTTTGTTTTATTGGGGGCAACCATTCCCCTTAATGTTTTAGGTAGCAGTTTCACAAAAGGCTTAATAATCATAATTTTTGGTACTTTAATCGGTAGAATGGCTGGTTGGTATCTCTCTACATGGAAAAGCAACTGGAATCAAAAGGAAAAACTCTTTCTTCTTGCGGGTAACTCCGCTAAAGCCACCGTACAAGCTGCGATCGCATCTATTCCTTTAGCACAAGGCATTAGAGGAGGAGAAGAAATATTAGCCATAGCCGCCTTATCAATTTTAGTTACAGCCCCCCTTGGTGCATGGGCGATTCCCACTTTTGCTCCTCTTTTATTAACTAAGGGTGAGGTTGATCCCACCAAAGTATCTGTTGATGATCATGTTATATTACTGAGTGCGATCGATGATTCTCCTTTAACCACTCCTGTTTTAAAGAAAACCGCAGAAATAGCTCGTCGGAGTAATGCTAAAGTAATAGTTTTGCATATTATCGATGATAGTCAGAATAATAACTTAGAGAATCTGAAGGAAAAAATCAACACATTATTAGCAGATATAAATCATCAAGTTTTAATCGTAGAAGGAGTAATAACAGAAGAAATATTGAGAGTGAGTCAAGAATTTCAGGTAAAAGAAATAATTATGGGCAAAAGAGGACATAAAAACTGGCATGAGCTTTTAATTGGTTCTGTTTCTCAAACAGTTTTAGAATCGAGTCCTATTCCTGTAATTATTGTTGAGCATTGA
- a CDS encoding glycosyltransferase yields MRIALFTETFLPKVDGIVTRLKHTVEHLQKQGDEVLIFSPEGGLKEYKGAKINGIKGIPLPLYPELKLAIPNPSIGFSLRRFKPDLVHVVNPAVLGLGGIFYAKKYDIPLVASYHTHLPQYLHHYNLGALEGLLWEMLKLAHNQARLNLCTSTAMVNELESHGIERVDLWQRGVDTDSFHPDLISNQMRDRLSGGNPDAPLLLYVGRVSAEKEIDKIKPVLENIPNARLAIVGNGPAREELEALFAGTNTNFVGYLHGQDLGSAYASADAFIFPSSTETLGLVLLEAMAAGCPVVAARRGGIPDIVTDGVNGYLFEPDDPQGAIAATQKLLAKTDEREQLRQNARKEAEKWGWASATTQLRNFYQGVLSRDIGLVA; encoded by the coding sequence ATGCGTATTGCCCTATTTACCGAAACATTTTTACCGAAAGTTGACGGTATTGTTACCCGTCTCAAACACACCGTTGAACATTTACAAAAACAAGGGGATGAAGTTTTGATTTTTTCTCCTGAAGGTGGTTTGAAAGAATATAAAGGTGCAAAAATTAACGGTATTAAGGGTATTCCTTTGCCTCTATATCCAGAATTAAAATTGGCGATTCCTAATCCTTCTATTGGTTTTAGTTTGAGAAGATTTAAACCTGATTTAGTTCATGTGGTGAATCCTGCGGTTTTAGGGTTAGGAGGCATTTTTTATGCGAAAAAATACGATATTCCTTTAGTCGCTTCTTATCATACCCATTTGCCCCAGTATCTTCATCATTACAATTTGGGGGCTTTAGAAGGTTTATTGTGGGAAATGTTGAAATTAGCTCATAATCAGGCAAGATTAAATCTTTGTACTTCCACTGCGATGGTGAATGAGTTGGAAAGTCACGGTATTGAGAGAGTTGATTTATGGCAAAGAGGAGTTGATACGGATTCTTTTCACCCTGATTTAATTTCTAATCAAATGCGCGATCGCCTCTCTGGTGGTAATCCTGATGCACCCTTACTATTATATGTAGGAAGAGTTTCCGCAGAGAAAGAAATTGATAAAATTAAACCCGTATTGGAAAACATCCCGAATGCAAGACTGGCAATTGTGGGAAATGGTCCTGCGAGAGAGGAGTTAGAGGCGTTATTTGCAGGAACAAATACTAATTTTGTGGGCTATTTACACGGACAGGATTTAGGCTCGGCTTATGCTTCGGCGGATGCGTTTATTTTTCCTTCTTCCACAGAAACCCTCGGTTTAGTGTTACTAGAAGCGATGGCGGCAGGATGCCCTGTGGTAGCGGCAAGACGGGGTGGTATTCCTGATATTGTTACCGATGGTGTTAATGGTTATTTATTTGAACCTGATGATCCTCAAGGTGCGATCGCAGCTACTCAAAAATTATTAGCTAAAACCGATGAGAGAGAACAATTAAGGCAAAACGCTCGGAAAGAAGCGGAAAAATGGGGTTGGGCTTCTGCTACGACTCAATTACGCAATTTTTATCAAGGGGTGCTATCGAGAGATATTGGTTTAGTAGCCTAA
- a CDS encoding NB-ARC domain-containing protein: MDVEQIIQLVDDQVYIKSGHYLSDLQKQLLLISLSEPRKRYEEIAQSCGYSVSYLKRDAGPKLWQLLSDICEEKVKKTNFRTILEKKIKILEQKKLDSNLNLSFSPQSSEVTCNDFNNAKENINSCYNTQKDWGTAPDVSYFVGRESELTQLQTWIVQDKCRCVGIVGMGGMGKTYLSVKLGENIEYDFEYVIWRSLSNATLLSDLLSDILQFFTQQEKDLVINIDEQISRLINFCSQHRCLIILDNLETILATGVNSGYFQTDFQDYIKLFQKLGECRHKSCLLITSREKIKEMVLMCGDTLPVRCFNLGGLNTQAGLEILKIKGCYWSNYAQANQLIENYNGNPLTLKILGATIKELFDGSLSEFIKNKVFIFDEIICLLEEHFQRLSDLGKKILYWLAINIDEVTTSDLERDIYPTISRLNLITALKSLMGRSLIECHDNRFSLQPVVKEYLINKLIQEIINEIITEELDLFNHYALLKTDIKEHTRKSQVNFIVRPLLDKLIIIFKNQYHLESKLRKIVQKLQEENLTGSGYAVGNILNLLCESNTDLSGWDFSKLTIRQAYLQECKLHNVNFAHCEFQQSVFPQRLSNILSMVYSPNDQFLVTGDVNGEICVWSLQENRLISIFKGHAGWVHGVAFSPDGKYLASGSSDQTIKIWDVSTGKCLNTLFGHNQRVRCVIFTPDSQKLISGGSDCSIKIWDFDSGICLQTLNGHNSYVWSVVISPDGKYLASGSEDKSIKIWQLDTGKCLRTLKGHTLWIRTLAFSGDGTILASGGGDRIIKIWDWQTGKCLKELHGHTQRIRSLAFHPEDNILASGAGDHTIRLWDWQQGTCRKTLHGHNSRLGAIAFRGDGQILASGGEDNAIKLWETGTGQCVKTWQGYASWIQAVTFSPDGNTLACGNEDKLIKLWNVSNLTTNGTNTQTFTSLHGHKGWVCSVAFSPDGKILASASSDYSLKIWDMVTGKCLKTLVGHNRWIRSVAFSPDGKKIASASGDYSLKIWDMVTGKCLKTLRSHQSWLWSVAFSPDGKILASGSEDRTVKIWDTETGKCLHTLEGHQSWVQSVVFSPDGKYIASGSCDYTIRLWKVKTGECVKTLIGHYSWVQSVAFSPDGEYLASGSCDHTIRLWNAKTGDFLRILRGHNSWVWSVSFHPNSKYLASGSQDETVKIWNVETGKCIMALRGKRPFEDSCFIGIKGLTIPEMITLENLGAQVTL; encoded by the coding sequence ATGGATGTAGAACAAATAATTCAGTTGGTAGATGACCAAGTTTATATTAAAAGTGGACACTATCTAAGTGATCTACAAAAGCAGTTATTGTTAATATCCTTATCTGAACCTCGTAAGCGTTATGAAGAAATAGCCCAATCTTGTGGTTATTCGGTTAGTTATCTCAAAAGAGACGCAGGGCCAAAACTCTGGCAACTTTTATCGGACATTTGCGAAGAAAAAGTCAAAAAAACTAACTTTCGCACCATTTTAGAAAAAAAAATTAAAATCCTAGAACAAAAAAAACTCGACAGTAATCTCAACTTATCTTTTTCTCCTCAATCTTCAGAAGTTACTTGTAATGATTTCAATAATGCCAAAGAAAATATTAACTCTTGTTACAATACTCAAAAAGATTGGGGTACAGCCCCAGATGTGAGTTATTTTGTCGGGAGAGAATCTGAATTAACCCAACTACAAACGTGGATTGTTCAAGATAAATGCCGTTGTGTGGGTATTGTGGGCATGGGGGGTATGGGAAAAACTTATCTGAGTGTTAAGTTGGGGGAAAATATAGAATATGACTTTGAATATGTTATTTGGAGGTCTTTAAGTAATGCAACTTTACTTAGTGATTTGCTTTCAGACATTTTGCAATTTTTCACTCAACAAGAGAAAGACTTAGTTATTAATATTGATGAGCAAATTTCCCGTTTAATTAATTTTTGTTCTCAACATCGTTGTTTAATTATTCTTGATAATTTAGAAACAATCCTTGCCACTGGAGTTAATTCTGGCTATTTTCAGACAGATTTTCAAGACTATATTAAATTATTTCAAAAATTAGGAGAATGTCGCCATAAAAGTTGTTTATTAATTACTAGCCGAGAAAAAATCAAGGAAATGGTTTTGATGTGCGGTGATACTTTACCTGTTCGTTGTTTTAATTTGGGAGGTTTAAATACTCAGGCAGGTTTAGAAATTTTAAAAATTAAAGGTTGTTATTGGTCTAATTATGCTCAAGCAAATCAACTAATTGAAAACTATAATGGTAATCCTCTCACATTGAAAATTTTAGGTGCAACAATTAAAGAATTATTTGATGGTTCTTTGTCTGAGTTTATTAAAAACAAAGTGTTTATTTTTGATGAAATAATTTGTCTTTTAGAAGAGCATTTCCAGCGATTATCTGACTTAGGAAAAAAAATTCTTTATTGGTTAGCAATTAATATTGATGAAGTTACTACCAGTGATTTAGAAAGGGATATTTACCCCACAATCTCTCGTTTAAATCTAATTACGGCACTTAAATCGTTAATGGGGCGTTCTTTAATTGAATGTCATGATAATCGATTTTCTTTACAACCTGTGGTAAAAGAATATTTAATTAATAAGTTAATTCAGGAAATTATCAATGAAATAATTACGGAAGAATTAGATTTATTTAATCATTATGCTCTCTTAAAAACAGATATAAAAGAACATACTAGAAAATCTCAGGTAAATTTTATTGTTAGACCTTTATTAGATAAATTAATTATTATTTTTAAAAATCAGTATCATTTGGAAAGTAAATTAAGAAAAATTGTGCAAAAATTGCAAGAGGAAAATCTCACAGGCTCAGGTTATGCTGTGGGTAATATTCTTAATTTATTGTGCGAATCAAATACAGATTTAAGCGGATGGGATTTTTCTAAATTAACTATCAGACAGGCTTATTTACAAGAATGCAAACTTCATAATGTTAATTTTGCCCATTGTGAATTTCAACAGTCGGTTTTTCCTCAAAGGTTGAGTAATATTCTTTCTATGGTTTACAGTCCTAATGATCAATTTTTGGTGACAGGGGATGTGAATGGGGAAATTTGTGTTTGGTCTTTACAGGAAAATCGTCTTATCTCCATTTTTAAGGGTCATGCGGGTTGGGTTCATGGGGTGGCTTTTAGCCCCGATGGTAAATATTTAGCTAGTGGCAGTAGCGATCAAACCATTAAAATTTGGGATGTCAGTACGGGAAAATGTTTAAATACATTGTTTGGTCACAACCAAAGAGTCAGGTGTGTTATTTTTACTCCAGATAGTCAAAAATTGATTAGTGGTGGCAGTGATTGTTCTATTAAAATTTGGGATTTTGACAGTGGAATCTGTTTACAAACTTTAAATGGTCATAACAGTTATGTTTGGTCGGTGGTGATTAGTCCTGATGGTAAATATTTGGCTAGTGGCAGTGAAGATAAATCAATTAAAATTTGGCAATTAGATACAGGAAAATGTCTGCGGACTTTGAAAGGTCACACTCTTTGGATTCGCACTCTTGCTTTTAGTGGTGATGGAACAATTTTAGCTAGTGGAGGAGGCGATCGCATCATTAAAATATGGGATTGGCAAACAGGAAAATGTTTAAAGGAACTACACGGACACACACAGAGAATACGCTCATTAGCATTTCACCCAGAAGATAACATTCTAGCCAGTGGAGCAGGAGATCATACCATTCGTTTATGGGATTGGCAACAGGGTACTTGTCGTAAAACACTTCATGGACACAATAGCAGACTAGGCGCGATCGCATTTCGAGGAGATGGACAAATTTTAGCCAGTGGAGGAGAAGATAATGCCATTAAACTTTGGGAAACCGGCACTGGTCAATGTGTCAAAACATGGCAAGGTTATGCTAGTTGGATTCAAGCAGTTACTTTTAGTCCAGACGGTAACACTTTAGCTTGTGGCAATGAAGATAAATTAATCAAATTATGGAATGTCAGTAACCTAACCACAAATGGCACGAATACACAAACATTCACTTCTCTACATGGACATAAAGGGTGGGTTTGTTCAGTGGCATTTAGTCCCGACGGCAAAATTTTAGCCAGTGCCAGTAGTGATTATAGTTTAAAAATATGGGATATGGTGACGGGAAAATGTCTCAAAACACTGGTAGGACATAATCGTTGGATTCGTTCAGTGGCATTTAGTCCCGACGGCAAAAAAATAGCTAGTGCCAGTGGAGACTATAGTTTAAAAATATGGGATATGGTGACGGGAAAATGTCTTAAAACCCTGCGAAGTCATCAAAGTTGGCTTTGGTCAGTGGCATTTAGTCCTGATGGCAAAATTCTCGCCAGTGGCAGTGAAGACCGAACGGTGAAAATATGGGATACTGAAACGGGTAAATGTCTTCATACTTTAGAAGGTCATCAAAGTTGGGTGCAATCCGTCGTATTTAGCCCAGACGGTAAATATATAGCCAGTGGTAGTTGTGATTATACAATTAGACTTTGGAAGGTCAAAACAGGAGAATGTGTCAAAACCTTGATTGGTCATTACAGTTGGGTTCAGTCTGTTGCATTTAGCCCCGATGGAGAATATTTAGCTAGTGGTAGTTGCGATCATACAATTAGACTTTGGAATGCTAAGACAGGAGATTTTTTAAGAATTCTTCGAGGTCATAATAGCTGGGTTTGGTCTGTTTCTTTTCATCCTAATAGTAAATATTTGGCTAGTGGCAGTCAGGATGAAACCGTCAAAATTTGGAATGTGGAAACGGGTAAATGTATTATGGCATTGAGAGGAAAACGTCCTTTCGAAGATTCTTGTTTTATAGGCATCAAAGGATTAACTATTCCCGAAATGATTACCTTAGAAAATTTAGGAGCTCAAGTCACTCTTTAA
- a CDS encoding carbon dioxide-concentrating mechanism protein CcmK, whose translation MPSQSAVGSLETKGFPGVLAAADAMVKAGRVTLVGYIRVGSARFTVNIRGDVSEVKTAMAAGIDAVEKAEGAALESWVIIPRPHENVCAVLPIDYSESVEPYRQAVEGIALPSARNS comes from the coding sequence ATGCCTTCCCAATCAGCAGTTGGATCTCTTGAAACCAAAGGATTTCCCGGAGTTTTAGCCGCCGCCGATGCTATGGTTAAAGCAGGAAGAGTAACCCTTGTTGGTTATATTCGTGTAGGTAGCGCCCGTTTTACCGTCAATATTAGAGGAGATGTCTCTGAGGTTAAAACCGCTATGGCTGCTGGTATTGATGCAGTTGAAAAGGCTGAAGGTGCAGCTCTTGAGTCTTGGGTTATTATTCCTCGTCCTCATGAGAATGTTTGTGCTGTGCTTCCTATTGACTATAGTGAATCTGTTGAGCCTTACCGTCAAGCTGTAGAAGGTATTGCTTTGCCCAGTGCGAGAAATAGCTAA
- a CDS encoding four helix bundle protein — protein sequence MMEYDISERTLSFSIRIVNLCKFLRENGGTGYDLSKQLIRCGTSIGANIEEAQNAESTADFIHKMSISLKEARETKYWLRILIATEKKLGSRLQPLLHESHELVAIIYTIVKNAKTNQR from the coding sequence ATGATGGAATATGATATATCAGAAAGGACTTTAAGTTTTAGTATCAGAATCGTCAATTTATGCAAATTTCTTAGAGAAAATGGAGGTACAGGCTATGATTTAAGTAAACAGTTAATTCGTTGTGGTACAAGCATTGGAGCGAATATTGAGGAAGCACAAAATGCAGAAAGCACTGCCGATTTTATTCATAAGATGAGTATTTCTTTAAAAGAGGCAAGGGAAACAAAGTATTGGTTGAGAATATTAATTGCCACTGAAAAAAAACTAGGGTCAAGACTGCAACCTTTGCTTCATGAATCACATGAATTAGTTGCTATTATTTACACTATCGTAAAAAACGCAAAAACTAATCAAAGATAA
- a CDS encoding carbon dioxide-concentrating mechanism protein CcmK produces the protein MPEAVGVIETLGFPSILATADAVVKAARVTIVYFDKAEKGDFIIAFRGPVSEVKRAMEEGIREGANVFGGVIQSHYIVPNPPPNVVDVLPIHYTEASEPYRFTF, from the coding sequence ATGCCTGAAGCAGTAGGAGTAATTGAAACCCTCGGTTTTCCATCCATTTTGGCGACAGCCGATGCGGTGGTAAAAGCCGCTCGTGTTACTATCGTTTATTTCGATAAAGCAGAAAAAGGTGATTTTATCATTGCTTTTCGAGGTCCTGTATCCGAAGTCAAACGGGCAATGGAAGAAGGTATCCGAGAAGGAGCAAATGTTTTTGGAGGAGTAATTCAAAGTCATTATATTGTTCCGAATCCTCCCCCCAATGTAGTGGACGTTTTGCCAATACATTACACAGAAGCCTCTGAGCCTTATCGATTTACTTTTTAG